The following proteins are co-located in the Cutaneotrichosporon cavernicola HIS019 DNA, chromosome: 3 genome:
- a CDS encoding uncharacterized protein (Dopey, N-terminal): MPNPFGMFGSDAGSTPASSSPSRSASPAQTPGTLPPTSLRRPASHGRLAQLMAPGKGRVRSGSTASQEVTTTHITAHADDSTVAGRQTPEQRRRSARAAAASLLASDVRYKKFAYQVDKSLQSFENVNEWADFISFLSRLLKGQSPQYSEIPRKVTVAKRLAQCLNPALPAGVHTRALDVYSQIFSMIGTEGLKRDLLIWSSGLFPFFQNASTSVRPALINIYETYYLPLGEDLRAATKALILALLPGVEEEIGDFFDQVMSLLNRLSDAVSQRFFLQNVFLVLVSSPGSRLAAVNYLARALNEPPVHLVSDSDVGLLIRGVAAVLEDDNMLVRRGGLDLLLRILPIDGAILKDASQGDREHLVRAVSAVVLNRDVSLSRRVYTWFLSADEASEKQVSFFKEHGLNVLATTLEHDMRLLPKANDVADAQSSFKIFLSLLDKWEIGEPLSHRLAVPSLEACRATAAAGHDEEVRGTASAVYEAIEPSVLWRHLYKGVEADMDEGRLTHVKLVFWLLTTLPQQDEETITVHVPLMAARILRGVNETKNGDVLEATLKTLEALLVATPASLFTNVPEKAETSNGPSKSAEELAYLEPLDEEGAAKVVRATVMPEMVSDVFKSSEKALKERWAPSLLLHFVQLTKALIDREVPPLNAVDSKSWSAAVLQCLEKVHSFAVVDVLVDSLLQASRSRLFKPPIDLASDAVMSPVLDALFRYLRPDAAAYHARAVELLWEFNQLAEVHTLESVIARRMSSQTRKSEAFEAFGVLWRQSDDSMLPGEIFHVPMFMILDGLKGDDPQVLRAAETWMRCNLRSYFRMLDPLLRRTLALLAQRSTKATSSDASLMYYFVTSLTSLFRFGGQGLGKACQSMEISKSPNTLFVNRVEETFPEATTYLELLTGLLTRLLESAPNEQLTLRVQSGSLELLQLLVARGDLSTKSQAQVKNALVEKLSEATQHKHLTLQNTMLHLLHAALSQGTDRRRSHRVSSSTFSLPERPSSLDNAAHEFEESMLHMVIAGVSAPGNRPILQHWVDFVLMTIPHLEHDQRQLRALNDCFCEQLRMTMLKLRTTFAISTAGDVPATITESEPIMLIGVIERLATVLGGRAGGRRSEDRDRREHDGGGGLLGYLPTVFSVEAPQDTASKCEAARYLDDIMDCLLVTWTVSDEREAQSGPPSATTASRIQIMSRTRTRARKALEKLFKAQPSELVASSVQVWAVQSSDIEDSAIFDCLDTLAPSAQKVVDLICEHMSGKGRGSIESSNPALPAFLEAYISRLEGPIAIQVWNAQYGYARDILGQSNSPSARMLLFPVLRCLTMLGQIVSTTSALEDRRLRRDLQETYVKVLDAVLSNASRLGDSALWQRGHTLNEGKALSSQGVQKIYLYIGDHVLRNLRTFLVDQDRVSSACASVSSNIIAPAFKQQKVDDIILCLLQELTKIPAAVKSWRPPVGDAFNDNRFFRMPPKEAEQWRPLVCALMDSDKERLSDLLGRIAAAPSANIFTNREAETTSRSLNLRRLSFVLLAAERNHHLAQLPSIQEKLVEILRTNVVSPRVHSEVYLCLRVLMTRISPQHLANFWPVILAELLRVFEATMDEPPPDGSEDLALVLASCKFLDLLLVIQSEDFQIHQWIFVTDTTDAAYPPEHYSPEALVDRLAEILVESATIPKADNAIPVESSDGRPRRPHLAGVRALASLHQLQPFFSRASIDTFEGVYNDAGVDWDAIEDGLNAEIFESN; this comes from the exons GACAAGAGCCTGCAGTCGTTTGAGAACGTCAACGAGTGGGCAGACTTCATCTCTTTCCTCTCCCGTCTGCTCAAG GGCCAGTCGCCACAGTACTCCGAGATCCCTCGCAAGGTCACCGTCGCGAAGCGCCTAGCACAGTGCCTGAACCCCGCGCTGCCCGCCGGTGTGCATACTCGTGCGCTCGACGTGTATAGCCAGATCTTCAGTATGATCGGG ACTGAGGGATTGAAAcgcgacctcctcatctgGTCGTCAGGTCTGTTCCCGTTCTTCCAGAACGCGTCCACATCCGTCCGTCCAGCACTTATCAACATCTACGAGACATACTACCTCCCACTGGGCGAGGATCTcagggcggcgacgaagGCTCTGATCCTGGCGCTCCTTCCcggagtggaggaggagattggCGACTTCTTCGACCAG gtCATGTCTCTGCTGAACCGCCTTTCCGACGCAGTGTCGCAGAGATTCTTCCTGCAGAacgtcttcctcgtcctcgtatCCAGTCCAGGTTCGcgcctcgctgccgtcaactacctcgcgcgcgcgctcaacGAACCACCAGTACACCTCGTCTCAGATTCAGACGTCGGGCTGTTGATACGTGGTGTCGCAGCTGTactcgaggacgacaacATGCTGGTACGCCGCGGTGGTCTCGACCTGTTGTTAAGAATATTGCCGATCGACGGGGCGATCCTGAA ggaCGCATCGCAGGGCGATCGCGAGCACCTCGTGCGTGCTGTCAGCGCTGTCGTGCTTAACCGCGACGTGTCTCTAAGCCGGCGAGTGTACACGTGGTTCCTCAGTGCGGATGAAGCGTCAGAGAAGCAGGTCTCGTTCTTCAAGGAGCACGGGTTGAATGTTCTAGCGACAACGCTGGAGCACGACATGAGGCTGCTACCGAAAGCGAACGATGTCGCGGACGCGCAGTCTTCGTTCAAAATCTTCCTCTCGCTGCTGGATAAGTGGGAGATTGGCGAACCGCTGTCACACCGCCTTGCCGTACCATCGTTGGAGGCGTGCCGAGCGACAGCGGCAGCTGGTCACGACGAAGAG GTTCGCGGTACCGCCTCAGCAGTGTACGAGGCCATAGAGCCGAGTGTGCTGTGGAGGCACCTCTACAAGGGTGTCGAGGCGGACATGGATGAGGGCAGGCTCACT CATGTCAAGCTCGTATTTTGGCTCCTAACCACTCTTCCGCAGCaagacgaggagacgatCACGGTACACGTCCCTTTGATGGCAGCGCGCATCCTCCGCGGTGTG AACGAGACGAAAAACGGGGATGTGTTGGAGGCCACATTGAAAACGCTCGAGGCACTGCTCGTTGCCACTCCGGCATCTCTGTTCACCAATGTGCCAGAGAAGGCCGAGACATCCAACGGTCCCTCCAAATcggcggaggagcttgcATACTTGGAACcgctggacgaggagggggcTGCCAAGGTTGTCCGCGCTACGGTTATGCCTGAGATGGTGTCCGACGTCTTCAAGTCGAGTGAGAAGGCGCTGAAGGAACGCTGGGCTCCTTCCCTGCTCCTCCACTTTGTGCAGCTCACCAAGGCCTTGATCGACCGCGAAGTGCCTCCCCTGAACGCTGTCGACAGCAAGAGCTGGTCGGCTGCCGTTCTTCAGTGTTTGGAGAAGGTGCACTCGTTCGCCGTAGTAGACGTTCTGGTCGACTCCCTGTTGCAGGCGAGCCGTTCGCGGCTGTTCAAGCCGCCCATCGATCTTGCCTCAGATGCGGTCATGAGCCCGGTCCTTGATGCCCTCTTCCGATATCTCCGACCTGACGCTGCTGCATaccacgcgcgcgcggtcgaATTGCTGTGGGAATTCAACCAGCTCGCAGAGGTGCACACTCTCGAGAGCGTTATCGCACGGCGCATGAGCTCGCAGACACGCAAGTCGGAGGCATTCGAAGCGTTCGGTGTTCTCTGGCGCCAGTCTGACGATTCTATGCTGCCCGGCGAGATATTTCACGTTCCAATGTTTATGATTCTCGACGGTCTCAAGGGAGACGACCCCCAGGTCCTCCGCGCAGCTGAAACATGGATGCGTTGCAACCTTAGGTCGTACTTCCGAATGCTCGACCcactcctccgccgcacGCTAGCGCTACTTGCACAGCGTTCGACCAAGGCCACGTcgagcgacgcgtcgcTCATGTACTACTTTGTCACCAGCCTGACTAGCCTCTTCCGCTTTGGTGGGCAGGGGCTAGGGAAGGCGTGCCAGTCAATGGAGATAAGCAAGTCTCCAAACACGCTCTTCGTCAACAGAGTCGAGGAGACGTTCCCCGAAGCCACGACGTATCTGGAGCTCCTGACCGGTCTTCTGACGAG GCTACTAGAATCCGCGCCAAACGAACAGCTCACGCTCCGTGTACAGTCTGGCTCCCTGGAGTTGCtacagctcctcgtcgcccgtGGGGACCTGTCAACGAAATCACAGGCTCAGGTGAAGAACGCCCTCGTGGAAAAGCTCTCCGAGGCTACTCAACACAAGCACCTCACGTTGCAGAACACGATGCTGCATCTCCTCCACGCAGCTCTGTCGCAGGGCACAGACCGGCGGCGTAGTCACCGCGTCTCCTCTTCGACGTTCTCGCTCCCTGAGCGGCCCAGCAGCCTGGACAACGCAGCGCACGAGTTCGAGGAGTCCATGCTGCACATGGTCATTGCGGGCGTTTCGGCTCCAGGTAACCGTCCGATCTTGCAGCACTGGGTCGACTTTGTGCTGATGACGATCCCGCACCTGGAACATGACCAACGGCAATTAAGAGCTCTCAACGACTGCTTTTGCGAGCAGCTGCGCATGACCATGCTCAAGCTCCGCACAACGTTTGCGATATCTACAGCTGGTGACGTTCCTGCCACTATTACGGAGTCGGAGCCCATCATGCTCATCGGAGTTATTGAAAGACTGGCCACAGTGCTTGGCGGTAGGGCTGGCGGCCGGCGGAGCGAGGACCGCGACCGGCGCGAACatgatggcggcggcggttTGCTGGGTTACTTACCGACGGTATTCTCAGTCGAAGCACCGCAGGACACTGCT TCGAAATGCGAGGCTGCGCGATACCTCGACGATATCATGGACTGTCTGCTGGTAACGTGGACCGTGAGCGACGAGAGGGAAGCGCAGTCTGGCCCACCGAGTGCGACAACTGCCTCAAGGATACAGATCATGTCGCGCACACGGACGCGTGCGCGCAAGGCACTGGAGAAGCTCTTCAAAGCGCAGCCATCCGAGCTCGTAGCGAGCTCAGTACAGGTGTGGGCTGTACAGTCGAGCGACATCGAGGATTCAGCGATTTTCGACTGTCTCGACACActggcgccgagcgctcagaaggtcgtcgaccttATCTGCGAGCACATGAGCGGCAAGGGGCGTGGCTCAATAGAGAG ctcgaACCCTGCGCTCCCGGCATTCCTTGAGGCGTACATCAGTCGCCTTGAAGGTCCGATCGCGATCCAGGTGTGGAATGCCCAGTACGGGTACGCGCGCGACATCCTGGGCCAGTCCAACTCGCCATCAGCGCGGATGCTGCTCTTCCCCGTACTGCGGTGCCTCACGATGCTGGGTCAGATCGTGTCGACTACGAGCGCACTCGAGGACCGCCGTCTCCGGCGTGACCTGCAGGAGACGTATGTCAAGGTCCTTGACGCGGTCCTGTCGAacgcctcgcgcttgggCGACAGCGCACTGTGGCAGCGCGGTCACACACTCAACGAGGGGAAGGCGCTGTCGTCGCAGGGCGTGCAGAAG ATCTACTTGTATATCGGGGACCATGTGCTGCGGAACCTGCGCACTTTCCTCGTGGACCAGGACCgcgtgtcgtcggcgtgcGCCAGCGTGTCCTCAAACATCATCGCTCCGGCCTTCAAACAGCAGAAGGTTGACGACATCATCCTCTGCCTGCTCCAGGAGCTCACCAAGATCCCAGCGGCAGTTAAATCGTGGCGCCCACCCGTTGGCGACGCGTTCAACGATAACCGTTTCTTCCGCATGCCTCccaaggaggcggagcaATGGCGACCACTCGTATGTGCCCTCATGGATAGCGACAAGGAGCGCCTCTCCGACCTCCTGGGGCGCATTGCCGCGGCGCCCAGTGCGAACATCTTCACGAACCGCGAGGCTGAGACGACCTCTCGCTCACTCAATCTACGACGCCTGAGCTTTgtgctcctcgcggccgaaCGCAACCATCACTTAGCCCAGCTTCCAAGCATCCAGGagaagctcgtcgagatcCTCCGCACCAACGTCGTCTCGCCACGCGTGCACTCGGAAGTGTATCTGTGTTTGCGCGTGCTCATGACTCGCATTTCGCCACAGCACCTCGCCAACTTCTGGCCCGTGATTCTTGCCGAACTT CTCCGTGTGTTCGAGGCGACGATGGACGAGCCGCCGCCTGATGGGAGCGAggatctcgcgctcgtgctTGCGTCGTGCAAGTTCCTCGATCTGCTTCTCGTGATCCAGTCTGAGGACTTCCAGAT ccacCAATGGATCTTCGTCACGGATACAACGGATGCAGCATACCCTCCCGAGCACTACAGCCCCGAGGCGCTGGTAGACCGTCTGGCAGAGATCCTTGTGGAGAGCGCTACCATACCCAAAGCCGACAACGCAATCCCAGTTGAGAGCTCCGAcggccgccctcgccgcccgcatCTCGCGGGTGTGCGTGCCCTCGCCTCGCTGCATCAGTTGCAGCCTTTCTTTAGCCGCGCGAGCATCGACACCTTCGAGGGGGTGTACAATGATGCCGGCGTCGACTGGGACGCGATCGAGGACGGGCTTAATGCCGAGATCTTTGAGAGCAACTGA